A DNA window from Oncorhynchus tshawytscha isolate Ot180627B linkage group LG13, Otsh_v2.0, whole genome shotgun sequence contains the following coding sequences:
- the LOC112247606 gene encoding protein FAM168A isoform X1 has product MASGHPTDKYSFMYQPDTHKSKNRLPSSMNPVYSPVQPGAPYGNPKNMAYTGYPGGYPTAAPTYTPNLYQTGSPGYPPGYTTAGTPYKVPPTQTNGAPPPYSPSPNPYQTAMYPIRSAYPQQNLQSMQNLQSMQNLQNLYAQAAAYYGQPVYAAQPYAYYTQPVYAAQPQPHVIHHTTVVQPNSLPSALYPAPVQAPRNNGMAAMGMVAGTTMAMSAGTLLTTPQHAQLGAHQHVTMPQYRSQGTPGYSYVPPHW; this is encoded by the exons ATGGCGAGCGGGCACCCCACTGACAAATACAGTTTCATGTACCAACCAGACACGCACAAGag TAAGAACAGATTACCCAGCAGTATGAATCCCGTCTACAGTCCTGTTCAGCCTGGAGCTCCGTACGGTAACCCCAAGAACATGGCCtacacag GCTACCCAGGAGGTTACCCTACTGCTGCTCCCACCTACACACCTAACCTCTACCAAACGGGTAGTCCAGGGTACCCACcag gatacACTACAGCGGGTACTCCGTATAAAGTGCCCCCCACCCAGACGAACGGAGCCCCTCCGCCATactccccctcccccaacccctacCAAACAGCCATGTACCCCATCAGAAGTGCCTACCCCCAGCAGAACCTGCAGAGCATGCAGAACCTGCAGAGCATGCAGAACCTGCAGAACTTATATGCACAG gcAGCAGCGTATTATGGCCAGCCAGTGTATGCGGCCCAGCCCTAT gCGTATTACACCCAGCCTGTGTATGCtgctcagcctcagcctcatgtAATCCACCACACCACAGTGGTTCAGCCAAACAGCCTGCCCTCAGCCCTCTACCCCGCCCCGGTCCAAGCCCCTAGAAACAACGGAATGGCTGCCATGGGGATGGTTGCCGGGACCACCATGGCTATGAGTGCAG GAACCCTGTTGACCACGCCTCAGCACGCTCAGCTGGGTGCTCACCAACACGTCACCATGCCACAGTACCGGTCCCAGGGCACACCTGGTTACAGCTATGTCCCTCCCCACTGGTAG
- the LOC112247606 gene encoding protein FAM168A isoform X2, whose amino-acid sequence MASGHPTDKYSFMYQPDTHKSKNRLPSSMNPVYSPVQPGAPYGNPKNMAYTGYPGGYPTAAPTYTPNLYQTGSPGYPPGYTTAGTPYKVPPTQTNGAPPPYSPSPNPYQTAMYPIRSAYPQQNLQSMQNLQSMQNLQNLYAQAYYTQPVYAAQPQPHVIHHTTVVQPNSLPSALYPAPVQAPRNNGMAAMGMVAGTTMAMSAGTLLTTPQHAQLGAHQHVTMPQYRSQGTPGYSYVPPHW is encoded by the exons ATGGCGAGCGGGCACCCCACTGACAAATACAGTTTCATGTACCAACCAGACACGCACAAGag TAAGAACAGATTACCCAGCAGTATGAATCCCGTCTACAGTCCTGTTCAGCCTGGAGCTCCGTACGGTAACCCCAAGAACATGGCCtacacag GCTACCCAGGAGGTTACCCTACTGCTGCTCCCACCTACACACCTAACCTCTACCAAACGGGTAGTCCAGGGTACCCACcag gatacACTACAGCGGGTACTCCGTATAAAGTGCCCCCCACCCAGACGAACGGAGCCCCTCCGCCATactccccctcccccaacccctacCAAACAGCCATGTACCCCATCAGAAGTGCCTACCCCCAGCAGAACCTGCAGAGCATGCAGAACCTGCAGAGCATGCAGAACCTGCAGAACTTATATGCACAG gCGTATTACACCCAGCCTGTGTATGCtgctcagcctcagcctcatgtAATCCACCACACCACAGTGGTTCAGCCAAACAGCCTGCCCTCAGCCCTCTACCCCGCCCCGGTCCAAGCCCCTAGAAACAACGGAATGGCTGCCATGGGGATGGTTGCCGGGACCACCATGGCTATGAGTGCAG GAACCCTGTTGACCACGCCTCAGCACGCTCAGCTGGGTGCTCACCAACACGTCACCATGCCACAGTACCGGTCCCAGGGCACACCTGGTTACAGCTATGTCCCTCCCCACTGGTAG
- the LOC112247606 gene encoding protein FAM168A isoform X3: protein MNPVYSPVQPGAPYGNPKNMAYTGYPGGYPTAAPTYTPNLYQTGSPGYPPGYTTAGTPYKVPPTQTNGAPPPYSPSPNPYQTAMYPIRSAYPQQNLQSMQNLQSMQNLQNLYAQAAAYYGQPVYAAQPYAYYTQPVYAAQPQPHVIHHTTVVQPNSLPSALYPAPVQAPRNNGMAAMGMVAGTTMAMSAGTLLTTPQHAQLGAHQHVTMPQYRSQGTPGYSYVPPHW, encoded by the exons ATGAATCCCGTCTACAGTCCTGTTCAGCCTGGAGCTCCGTACGGTAACCCCAAGAACATGGCCtacacag GCTACCCAGGAGGTTACCCTACTGCTGCTCCCACCTACACACCTAACCTCTACCAAACGGGTAGTCCAGGGTACCCACcag gatacACTACAGCGGGTACTCCGTATAAAGTGCCCCCCACCCAGACGAACGGAGCCCCTCCGCCATactccccctcccccaacccctacCAAACAGCCATGTACCCCATCAGAAGTGCCTACCCCCAGCAGAACCTGCAGAGCATGCAGAACCTGCAGAGCATGCAGAACCTGCAGAACTTATATGCACAG gcAGCAGCGTATTATGGCCAGCCAGTGTATGCGGCCCAGCCCTAT gCGTATTACACCCAGCCTGTGTATGCtgctcagcctcagcctcatgtAATCCACCACACCACAGTGGTTCAGCCAAACAGCCTGCCCTCAGCCCTCTACCCCGCCCCGGTCCAAGCCCCTAGAAACAACGGAATGGCTGCCATGGGGATGGTTGCCGGGACCACCATGGCTATGAGTGCAG GAACCCTGTTGACCACGCCTCAGCACGCTCAGCTGGGTGCTCACCAACACGTCACCATGCCACAGTACCGGTCCCAGGGCACACCTGGTTACAGCTATGTCCCTCCCCACTGGTAG